ATTGCCCAGCACCGTCGGTACGATGAAGTCGCCGAGGGTGAGCGAAAAGGTGAAAATCGAACCGGCGATCACGCCAGGCATGGCCAGTGGCAACGTGACGTAGCGAAAGGTTGTGCTCGGCTTCGCGCCTAGGTCGCCGGATGCTTCGAGCAACGAGCGCGGCACGCGCTCCAGCGCCGCCTGCACCGGCAAGATCATGTACGGCAGCCACACGTAGACGAACACGAAGAACATGCCGAGCGACGAAAAGGAGAGCGATGGCCCACCGATGGCCGGGATGCTCAATACGGCCTCCAGCAGACCGCTCAGCCCGAGTTGCTCGAAGAACCACGTGATGATGCCCTCCTTCGCCAGGATCAACTTCCAGGCATACACGCGGATCAAGTAGCTCGACCAAAGTGGCAGCAGCACGGCCAGATAGAAGAATCCCTTCCAGCGCGGCGAGGCGTAGCGCACGACGTAATATGCGAGCGGGAAGGCGATGATCGCACAGGCGATCGTCACTGCCGTCGCCATCAGCGCCGTGCGCAGAAAGATTTCCAGGTTGGCCGGCTGCAGCAGCGCCAGATAGTTCTGGAAGGTGAACTCGCGCACCACCTGGCCCGTGAAATCGTCCAAGCGCCACAGACTGTTCAGCAACAGCACCCCGAGCGGCGCGATGTAGAAGACCAGCATGTAGGCCAGCGGCGGCGCGAGCAACAAGAGCAACGCCAGCCACGGACGCCTGTAAATCGTTGTCGAGAGTGAAGTCAACATCTCTCCCGCATGATTACCCGAACATCTACGACACGAGCGACACTAACGACACAGACGACACTAATGACACCCACAACACTGGCGACACCAACGACGTGAGACCCTATCACACACTAAGCCAACCGTCGCAGGTGTTCCGGATGCCATGCCAGCGTCACGCGCGCTCCGCGCGGCAAGGTATGCGAATCGAGGTTCTGCTCGATCACCACCAGGTCGCCGCCGCTGTCCAACTCGACCAGGTAGCGCGTGTGTGTGCCCAGATACACGACATCGCGCACGACGCCGCATGCCGATTGCATGCCTTCGGCGACGCGCTCATCCGCGGCGACGATGCGAATCTTCTCAGGCCGGATCGAAACCGTGCCTGCCAAGCCGGTAAGGGCGCGCGCGTGATCGCCGCTCAGCAAGTTCGACATGCCCAGGAAGCCGGCCACGAATGCCGTGGCCGGCTTCTCGTACATCTCTTCGGGGGTGCCGATCTGCTCCACCTTGCCTTGATTGAACACAGCGATACGGTCGCTCATCGTCAACGCCTCTTCCTGATCATGCGTGACGAAGACAAAGGTGATGCCCACCTTCTTTTGAATCGCCTTCAACTCGACCTGCATCTGCTGACGCAGCTTGAGGTCGAGCGCACCGAGTGGCTCGTCGAGCAGCAGCACGCGTGGATGGTTGATGAGCGCACGGGCTAACGCGACACGCTGGCGCTGGCCGCCGGAGAGCTGCGACGGCTTGCGCTGTTCGAATCCGCTGAGCTGAACCAGGTCGAGCATCTCGCGCACGCGCTGCATCCGTTCGGGCTTGGGCACTTTGCGGATCATCAGGCCGTAGGCGATGTTGTCGGCCACGTTCATGTGCGGAAAGAGCGCGTAGTCCTGGAAGACGGTGTTGACATCGCGCTCGTAGGGTGGCTTGCTAGTCACGTCTTGACCGTGTAGGAAGACGCGGCCGGCCGTGGGTTGGTCGAAGCCGGCGATCAGGCGCAAACAGGTGGTCTTGCCGCTGCCGCTTGGCCCGAGCATGGTGAAGAACTCGCCGTCGGCAATGTCGAAGGTCACGTCGTCCACAGCGCGAACCTCGCCGAAATGGCGCGAAACGTGATCGAGACGTACGGCGTAGTCGGAATACATCGTTGACGATCCAGAAGTGTACCGGCCTGGCCGAATTTGTCCATCGCATAGGGCGGCTGGGGGCGGCGACACCTTAAACAGGGAATAGCCGGGTTATTGTCGCCGTGGAGGAATGATCACCCGATTGACTACATAGCCAATTCGACCCAGACACTCGGGCTTACTGATATTTATCGTTTCTTTCATTACACACAATTCAAATTTAATCAACATTTGTATTCTGATGCAATAAATATCTGCTGATTTGCATAATTCAAGATCTGCGCTCCGGCTATTTGCAAGGGCTATCTCAACAAGACGACGAATCGTCAAACCGGCTACTTGTGCACGAGCAACCGGATTGTGCAATCTGTGCAGTGTTCTGCTGGGGTCGCGACAATCTGAGTGGCGAGGGACGGTCGCGACGAGATGACGTTCGCTCTCAGGGCAGAACGCGTAGTCAGTTTTTAGTAGTTCCGTCACTTTTGCAACCGAGGCTGCGTTACGCCGTTTGCTTCCGACCCGTAGGCCAAATCAGTGATAGCAACAGCTTCAATGCATCGAAGGTCATCGAGGGATGAGGATGGTCGAGCTTTCTAACCAAACAGAGTTAGCGAACTTCGACGCGAAGGACAAGGGGGCGATGATTACGAAGTCCGCTCGGGCGCGCTTGGATTCGATTTTCAAGGCGTTGATGGACTACGGTTTCACAGCGGTCGGCCTTGTATTGCTCTCCCCATTGCTGATCGCGCTCGCGGTGATCGTCAAGCTCGACAGCCCCGGGCCGGTGTTCTACCGCCGCCGCGTGATGGGCAAAGGCGGCACCCAGTTCGACGCTTTCAAATTTAGGACGATGTATGTCAACGGCGATGAGATCCTTGCCGCTCATCCGGAGTTGAAAGCCCAGCTCGAACGCGACCACAAGTTACCCAATGACCCACGTGTGACGCGCTGCGGCCGGTGGATGCGCAAGTTCAGCCTGGACGAGCTTCCGCAGTTGTTCAACGTGATACTTGGACAGATGAGCCTCGTCGGACCGCGCATGATCTCGCCACAGGAGCTGAGCCGCTACGGTGAGCATGCCGACGAGCTGCTCACGGTCAAGCCGGGCATCACCGGCCTGTGGCAGATCTCCGGTCGTTCCAACCTTGCTCCTGGCGAACGCGTGCGCCTCGACATGGAATTCATCCGAACGCGCAACGCCTGGGGCGATT
The window above is part of the Candidatus Roseilinea sp. genome. Proteins encoded here:
- a CDS encoding ABC transporter permease — translated: MLTSLSTTIYRRPWLALLLLLAPPLAYMLVFYIAPLGVLLLNSLWRLDDFTGQVVREFTFQNYLALLQPANLEIFLRTALMATAVTIACAIIAFPLAYYVVRYASPRWKGFFYLAVLLPLWSSYLIRVYAWKLILAKEGIITWFFEQLGLSGLLEAVLSIPAIGGPSLSFSSLGMFFVFVYVWLPYMILPVQAALERVPRSLLEASGDLGAKPSTTFRYVTLPLAMPGVIAGSIFTFSLTLGDFIVPTVLGNSSFFIGQAVLSFQGSSGNIPLAAAFTIVPVIVMIVYLLIAKRTGALEAL
- a CDS encoding ABC transporter ATP-binding protein, which encodes MYSDYAVRLDHVSRHFGEVRAVDDVTFDIADGEFFTMLGPSGSGKTTCLRLIAGFDQPTAGRVFLHGQDVTSKPPYERDVNTVFQDYALFPHMNVADNIAYGLMIRKVPKPERMQRVREMLDLVQLSGFEQRKPSQLSGGQRQRVALARALINHPRVLLLDEPLGALDLKLRQQMQVELKAIQKKVGITFVFVTHDQEEALTMSDRIAVFNQGKVEQIGTPEEMYEKPATAFVAGFLGMSNLLSGDHARALTGLAGTVSIRPEKIRIVAADERVAEGMQSACGVVRDVVYLGTHTRYLVELDSGGDLVVIEQNLDSHTLPRGARVTLAWHPEHLRRLA